Proteins encoded in a region of the Marinococcus sp. PL1-022 genome:
- a CDS encoding GNAT family N-acetyltransferase, whose protein sequence is MFGHYEEDERLGLKVIEHMPTQTRVGHAGIVPQMLHGQRHYEIGYWVITEAQGNGYAKEAAQAFFHFGKTGLRLEQMIALVQPQNKASIQVAKSLPMQLEIVEQFNGQEVHIHSNATLDHK, encoded by the coding sequence ATATTTGGCCATTACGAGGAAGATGAACGGCTTGGTTTAAAAGTCATCGAGCATATGCCAACACAAACGAGGGTTGGCCATGCAGGCATTGTTCCTCAAATGCTACACGGTCAGCGCCATTATGAAATTGGTTATTGGGTCATTACCGAAGCGCAGGGCAATGGTTATGCAAAAGAAGCAGCTCAGGCCTTTTTTCATTTTGGTAAAACGGGCCTTCGCCTGGAACAAATGATTGCGCTCGTTCAGCCTCAAAATAAGGCTTCCATCCAGGTAGCTAAAAGTTTACCTATGCAGTTAGAAATTGTAGAGCAATTTAACGGCCAGGAAGTTCATATTCACTCGAATGCAACCTTAGACCACAAATAA
- a CDS encoding acyl CoA:acetate/3-ketoacid CoA transferase produces the protein MQVISYNDLKNIITTGDIISVAALSVGNLPAEILKHIVEEYDETGSPDNLTFIIANDISDYGGGIDLDAFVQRGMIKRLITSLLTASPATIEAIKNNAVETYFFPQGILAVQYRHHSVSSPGMITKIGLNTSIDPRNSGGMVNDVTTESLVSVLEIKGEEYLHYDFPGIDAALLRGTFADEKGNIFMTHESHLGEGYSVAAATHQNGGKVVVQVKEIVQNGSFPPHEVFIPGELVDYVVINENPEYHKQVMQAYYDPALSGHYRVSDIQEQPMKLSSRKIILRRAAQFLREGDVVSIGFGINNELPNVLKEEQAEDLVQLNIDTGIFGGIIGSKDRFGMNYNLDARMRHELTWDFIYHGGHDIAFLSFAEIDRQGNVNVSCFGNKMSGSGGFIDISQTVKTIIFSGTLVAGSQSSCENNQLIIEQEGHSHKFVNNVQSVDFNAAYSRELNQQVFYVTERAVFQLVEEGLKLIEIGPGLDLQRDVLSKMDFDPIISDELKIIDQNIYQNDWGELKQSIQHRTHIDKGEDKYEL, from the coding sequence ATGCAGGTTATTTCATACAATGATTTAAAAAACATTATTACCACTGGAGATATTATTTCCGTCGCCGCTTTATCTGTCGGAAATTTACCAGCAGAAATATTAAAACATATAGTTGAAGAGTACGATGAAACTGGAAGCCCGGATAACCTTACGTTTATCATAGCAAATGATATAAGTGATTACGGGGGTGGGATTGATCTTGATGCTTTCGTTCAGCGGGGAATGATTAAACGGTTAATAACAAGCTTACTCACAGCCTCACCAGCTACTATTGAGGCGATTAAAAATAATGCAGTTGAGACCTATTTTTTCCCTCAGGGAATTCTCGCCGTACAATATCGGCATCACTCCGTTTCCTCCCCGGGGATGATTACAAAAATAGGTTTAAATACAAGTATCGACCCTAGAAACTCAGGCGGAATGGTTAATGATGTCACCACCGAGAGCCTAGTCTCTGTATTAGAAATCAAGGGAGAAGAATATTTACACTATGACTTTCCTGGCATTGATGCAGCCCTTTTACGGGGAACTTTTGCTGACGAAAAAGGGAATATTTTCATGACTCATGAGTCCCATCTGGGAGAAGGGTACAGTGTAGCGGCCGCCACCCATCAAAATGGCGGTAAGGTGGTTGTTCAAGTTAAAGAAATTGTTCAAAACGGCAGCTTTCCCCCTCATGAGGTGTTTATTCCCGGGGAACTTGTGGATTATGTAGTTATAAATGAAAACCCCGAATATCATAAGCAGGTGATGCAGGCTTATTATGATCCTGCGTTATCAGGCCACTACCGGGTGAGTGATATACAGGAGCAGCCTATGAAGCTTAGCTCCCGTAAAATTATTTTAAGACGGGCTGCCCAGTTTTTACGTGAAGGGGATGTAGTCAGTATTGGATTTGGTATAAATAATGAACTGCCAAATGTATTAAAAGAGGAACAGGCGGAGGACTTGGTTCAGCTTAATATTGATACCGGCATATTCGGAGGAATTATTGGCAGTAAAGACCGCTTTGGAATGAACTATAATCTCGACGCGAGAATGCGACATGAACTGACATGGGATTTTATATATCATGGCGGCCATGACATAGCCTTTCTCAGCTTTGCGGAAATCGACCGGCAGGGAAACGTAAATGTCTCCTGCTTTGGCAATAAAATGAGTGGAAGTGGCGGGTTTATCGACATAAGTCAAACGGTGAAGACTATCATTTTTTCAGGGACCCTGGTTGCGGGCAGCCAGTCTTCTTGTGAAAATAATCAGTTGATCATTGAACAGGAAGGTCACTCGCATAAATTCGTAAATAATGTACAAAGTGTAGATTTTAACGCAGCGTATTCGAGAGAACTGAACCAACAGGTTTTTTATGTGACTGAACGAGCTGTATTCCAATTGGTGGAGGAAGGCTTAAAATTAATTGAAATCGGTCCGGGGCTGGATTTGCAGAGGGATGTTCTGTCAAAGATGGATTTTGATCCTATTATTTCTGACGAGCTGAAAATTATAGACCAAAATATTTATCAAAATGATTGGGGGGAATTGAAGCAGTCGATCCAACATCGGACTCATATTGATAAAGGAGAAGATAAATATGAATTATGA
- a CDS encoding AbrB/MazE/SpoVT family DNA-binding domain-containing protein, with amino-acid sequence MAQMEKRYTRRLNQSGNSLSAGIPKAIADKLQLAKGDEINVHYNEETGEIIMKKANHSLPEGVRPDVLQAMNRAVDKYDEALRNLKDR; translated from the coding sequence ATGGCCCAGATGGAAAAAAGATATACTCGGCGATTAAATCAATCAGGAAATAGTCTTTCCGCTGGAATCCCTAAAGCTATCGCGGATAAACTGCAGTTGGCTAAAGGTGATGAAATTAATGTACATTATAATGAAGAAACTGGAGAAATTATTATGAAAAAAGCAAATCATTCTTTACCGGAAGGGGTTCGCCCAGATGTATTGCAGGCAATGAATCGAGCCGTAGACAAATACGATGAAGCCCTGCGAAACTTAAAAGACCGGTGA
- a CDS encoding YcxB family protein — MNQEVTFHGTSIRKDFRHYYRYHTQRTMYYLSLTVFLLVWILLSVIFMFYGLGLTYTPLEFVFAYSFSLFFPVVYALIWYANARLRSFQDDRENKDLAGDTHYEAGLGEIKLKTSNIQASYRWENFVSVHEHRDMFRLYVTKRRGFFIPKHYFDSPEQVGHFRQLLKQHAPTTKKHLF, encoded by the coding sequence ATGAACCAGGAAGTCACCTTTCACGGGACATCTATCCGAAAAGACTTTCGCCATTACTACCGCTATCATACCCAGCGAACCATGTATTATTTGTCGCTCACGGTTTTTCTGCTTGTATGGATCCTGCTTTCCGTGATATTCATGTTTTATGGACTCGGGCTCACTTATACGCCTCTGGAATTTGTTTTCGCATACAGCTTTTCGTTGTTTTTTCCGGTCGTTTACGCATTAATCTGGTACGCCAACGCGCGGCTTCGTTCCTTTCAAGACGACCGCGAAAACAAAGACCTTGCCGGGGATACTCATTATGAAGCTGGCCTCGGGGAAATCAAGCTAAAGACATCAAATATTCAGGCCAGCTACCGTTGGGAAAATTTCGTTTCTGTTCATGAACATCGGGATATGTTTCGTCTGTATGTCACGAAACGAAGAGGTTTTTTCATTCCCAAGCATTATTTCGATTCCCCGGAGCAGGTCGGACACTTTCGTCAATTGCTAAAGCAACACGCTCCAACAACCAAAAAACATCTGTTTTAA
- a CDS encoding GGDEF domain-containing protein — translation MPKAHWNSPGFLYVFRFLASPRDRGILYGLYVVFVGVLFVDSIVAVAFSWPVLAVWVAFVSSGLYWIHDGHRRQVSIPLTLYLISCMGWWGAAVLMTGGLESPLVHYGQVLWVLSALSASLRLNVIGGLVLGLTLAISLGMTTVTGNEMLEMGSVMAIHGLTLAFGALVAVAMQRQQGWIAHWQVQAQTDHLTGLPNRSGWLDWWQRVAPTAGWLGEMDVNNFKAMNDTYGHARGDQVLVEMAEELQRSLPGEALAARIGGDEFIVFLPANMSEAKARTTVSELTKRAGAAANMPITAALGLVPVTSRHCDFQDLYRQADRNMYYQKEAKRAGSLEASMDD, via the coding sequence ATGCCTAAAGCTCACTGGAACTCTCCGGGCTTTTTGTATGTCTTTCGCTTCCTGGCTTCGCCCCGGGACCGTGGGATTCTGTATGGTCTCTATGTGGTTTTTGTGGGCGTATTGTTTGTCGACAGCATTGTCGCGGTAGCCTTTTCGTGGCCCGTGCTGGCGGTTTGGGTGGCGTTTGTCAGCAGCGGCCTGTATTGGATTCATGACGGGCACCGGCGTCAGGTGTCCATCCCGTTGACGCTGTACCTGATCAGCTGCATGGGCTGGTGGGGGGCAGCTGTATTGATGACCGGCGGCCTGGAAAGTCCATTAGTGCACTACGGGCAGGTATTATGGGTCCTGAGTGCGTTATCCGCATCACTCCGTTTGAATGTGATTGGGGGGCTGGTGCTGGGCCTCACCCTGGCTATTAGCCTCGGCATGACGACTGTCACTGGAAATGAGATGCTGGAAATGGGAAGTGTTATGGCCATTCACGGATTGACACTCGCTTTTGGAGCTCTGGTAGCGGTGGCTATGCAGCGGCAGCAAGGATGGATTGCCCATTGGCAGGTACAGGCCCAGACCGACCATTTGACCGGGCTGCCCAACCGATCCGGCTGGCTGGATTGGTGGCAGCGGGTTGCCCCGACCGCCGGCTGGCTTGGAGAGATGGATGTGAATAATTTTAAAGCGATGAACGACACTTACGGGCACGCGCGGGGAGACCAGGTATTGGTAGAAATGGCGGAAGAACTGCAGCGTTCTCTTCCGGGGGAAGCTTTGGCGGCCCGCATTGGGGGCGACGAATTTATTGTGTTTCTTCCGGCGAACATGAGCGAAGCTAAAGCCCGCACCACCGTGAGTGAACTAACAAAACGGGCCGGAGCGGCAGCGAACATGCCTATAACTGCGGCATTAGGGTTGGTGCCCGTCACGTCCCGGCACTGTGATTTTCAGGACCTTTACCGGCAGGCGGATCGGAACATGTATTATCAAAAAGAGGCGAAGAGGGCAGGTTCCCTGGAAGCATCTATGGATGATTGA
- a CDS encoding YcxB family protein, which translates to MEINGAGSIKREVFAQQLIAFNKRTIIANTISMGVTSFFAFLIAIGENWVGAFFLGLSGAAMSFGVLMIRVQRQAEKQYDGLQFLQEEQQVQLDKQKLRRQAVNGNQCWKWEEIHQVIEAKECFQFHLIGGQFIPVPQHFFGEGEQLARVYDLLNHQFTKRKEGRWKNN; encoded by the coding sequence ATGGAGATTAATGGTGCAGGAAGTATTAAGAGAGAGGTCTTTGCTCAACAACTCATCGCATTTAACAAGCGTACTATTATTGCTAACACCATCTCGATGGGGGTGACTTCATTCTTTGCTTTCTTAATTGCAATTGGAGAGAACTGGGTGGGGGCTTTCTTTCTGGGATTAAGCGGTGCGGCTATGAGCTTTGGCGTGTTGATGATACGTGTGCAGCGTCAAGCGGAAAAGCAGTACGATGGTCTGCAGTTCCTGCAAGAGGAACAACAGGTTCAGCTTGATAAGCAGAAGCTGCGCAGACAAGCGGTCAATGGAAACCAGTGCTGGAAATGGGAAGAAATCCACCAGGTTATCGAAGCCAAGGAATGCTTCCAGTTTCATTTAATTGGCGGCCAGTTTATCCCTGTTCCGCAGCATTTCTTTGGCGAGGGGGAGCAGTTGGCGCGTGTCTATGACCTTTTAAATCATCAGTTTACGAAACGAAAAGAGGGCCGATGGAAGAATAACTAA
- a CDS encoding DUF2339 domain-containing protein — translation MEEMKEQLRRLQAEQARLLEEFETVVKKYESSEVHQDNETLRRENAAYQETLQELREKYREIEKENEKLRHSLREQILDEKTNILKVSKEKLHTYFGKSTDSSRNQLKAFEEETKVSIEKLKKRRMQSIHLENEAVDQKLEELSEEIEEIAQKEREQLNREEQELLRSFSSQYEDLAEEEVSEEAVQKRMRDNQLEMKIGLSWINKLGILLILFGVAAAFRYSYSTWFNEELKGIMFSVFGLLLMAGGEWLYRKERQTFALGLTGGGIAVLYGSIFFSYFLLNIIGLTPALLLSVLVTTGAVVLSLHYKSKTVCTFGLAGGYLPFYSYLLAFALEDAAVFAAMTYFLILNGAILWISFQKQWSVVHHISFWLNVPAFFILIVLSPSSGMSVAYTVLTFLLYLGLTIGYPLTYRKAVKWADVVLLAFNTAISCTVIYVLFDDLGWADFRGLLAVVFGLVYFGLGKFVEQRMNEEKQALVLFYGTSLTFAVLVVPFQFGVGWATLGWLVESIIIMLYANRYRLVLLEKAGWAVFGLTLAAFVREGVLYMNGWTPEFFHLKYTVVTAGLLLVMFYYVVDQTKGKKTRLFPRFSDFIAGVKYVTLLHVWIYGVYESLYWFNWHVPSAFDHYWFYQGLLLSFLFVGLGYGLKKMPLLYDRVVKYFCLFLYGAGGFLGLVVTLTMPALDGPENTITDYTALMVLLGFHALVMATGRDLLLAYIRGQYKNAEWYPALAAIYFLTVQAAFLHVQLQLGDVSFVISVIYLVTAVGYILYGFKRNFVYVRRLGLALSLFATGKLFLFDLAFLAESSAIAAYFCFGFVLLGISYLYQRVSNRQR, via the coding sequence ATGGAGGAGATGAAAGAGCAGTTGCGGCGGCTGCAGGCGGAGCAGGCGAGATTGCTGGAAGAGTTTGAGACCGTAGTGAAAAAGTATGAATCCAGTGAAGTTCATCAAGATAATGAAACGCTTCGCCGGGAGAACGCCGCTTACCAGGAGACCCTCCAGGAGCTGAGAGAAAAATACCGCGAAATCGAAAAAGAGAACGAGAAACTCCGACATTCGCTGCGGGAGCAAATTCTTGATGAAAAAACCAATATTCTGAAGGTTTCAAAGGAAAAACTGCATACATATTTTGGGAAATCGACAGATTCCAGCCGCAATCAGCTGAAAGCGTTTGAAGAAGAAACCAAAGTAAGCATTGAAAAGTTAAAAAAACGCCGAATGCAGTCGATTCATCTGGAAAACGAAGCGGTGGACCAGAAACTGGAGGAATTATCAGAGGAGATCGAAGAAATAGCTCAGAAAGAACGCGAACAGCTGAACCGCGAAGAGCAGGAACTGCTTCGTTCGTTTTCTTCGCAGTACGAGGATCTGGCGGAGGAAGAAGTGTCCGAAGAGGCTGTTCAGAAACGGATGAGAGACAATCAACTGGAAATGAAGATCGGCTTGAGCTGGATTAACAAGTTAGGGATTCTGCTGATACTTTTTGGGGTGGCCGCGGCATTTCGGTACTCGTATTCGACGTGGTTCAATGAGGAACTCAAAGGTATCATGTTTTCTGTGTTTGGTCTTCTCCTGATGGCCGGAGGGGAATGGCTTTACCGGAAAGAGAGACAGACGTTTGCACTTGGATTGACCGGCGGCGGCATCGCTGTATTATATGGTTCGATTTTTTTCAGTTATTTTTTACTCAATATTATCGGTCTTACGCCCGCTCTTCTGCTGTCGGTGCTTGTTACCACGGGGGCGGTCGTGCTCTCTCTTCATTATAAATCCAAAACAGTCTGTACGTTCGGCCTCGCAGGTGGCTATCTTCCGTTTTATTCTTATTTACTGGCATTTGCCCTGGAAGATGCCGCAGTCTTTGCAGCGATGACTTATTTTCTCATATTGAACGGAGCCATTCTGTGGATTTCGTTTCAGAAACAGTGGAGCGTCGTCCACCATATCAGCTTTTGGCTCAACGTGCCGGCTTTTTTCATCCTGATTGTACTTTCCCCCTCCAGCGGCATGAGCGTAGCATATACGGTGCTAACGTTCCTGCTGTATCTTGGGCTTACGATCGGTTATCCACTGACGTATCGAAAAGCGGTGAAATGGGCGGATGTGGTGCTGCTTGCATTCAACACCGCGATCAGCTGCACCGTGATCTATGTTCTATTTGACGACTTGGGCTGGGCGGATTTCAGAGGGCTGCTGGCAGTGGTTTTCGGGCTCGTTTATTTTGGCCTTGGAAAATTTGTCGAGCAGCGGATGAATGAGGAAAAACAGGCTTTGGTGTTGTTTTACGGGACATCGCTGACCTTCGCTGTTCTGGTGGTGCCGTTTCAGTTCGGCGTGGGCTGGGCCACGCTTGGCTGGCTCGTGGAGAGCATCATCATTATGCTGTATGCCAATCGGTATCGGTTGGTCTTGCTTGAAAAAGCCGGCTGGGCCGTATTTGGTTTGACGCTCGCAGCGTTTGTAAGGGAAGGTGTCCTGTATATGAACGGATGGACGCCGGAATTCTTCCATCTGAAATACACGGTAGTTACCGCAGGGCTGCTGCTTGTGATGTTCTACTATGTTGTTGACCAGACGAAGGGGAAAAAAACGAGACTCTTTCCGAGATTCAGCGATTTTATCGCTGGCGTGAAGTATGTTACGCTCCTTCACGTTTGGATATACGGTGTCTATGAAAGCCTATACTGGTTCAACTGGCATGTCCCTTCAGCCTTTGACCATTACTGGTTTTATCAAGGGCTTTTGCTTTCGTTCCTATTTGTTGGATTGGGATACGGCTTGAAGAAGATGCCGCTGCTGTATGATCGGGTGGTGAAGTATTTCTGCCTATTTTTATACGGGGCCGGCGGGTTTCTCGGGCTAGTGGTGACGCTGACGATGCCGGCTTTGGACGGACCGGAAAATACGATCACCGATTACACCGCGCTTATGGTCCTGCTCGGCTTCCACGCGCTGGTTATGGCAACAGGCCGTGACCTGCTGCTCGCCTATATCCGCGGCCAGTACAAAAATGCAGAGTGGTATCCAGCGCTGGCCGCCATTTACTTTCTCACGGTCCAGGCCGCGTTTCTTCACGTGCAGCTTCAGCTCGGAGACGTCAGCTTTGTTATCAGCGTGATCTATCTTGTGACCGCCGTCGGCTATATTTTGTATGGATTTAAACGGAACTTCGTCTATGTCCGCCGGCTCGGCCTTGCCCTGTCCTTGTTTGCTACGGGGAAGCTGTTTCTCTTCGATCTTGCCTTTCTGGCCGAAAGCAGTGCCATCGCTGCTTATTTCTGCTTTGGCTTTGTGCTGCTCGGGATCTCGTATCTGTATCAGAGAGTATCGAACCGTCAGAGATGA
- a CDS encoding DUF4181 domain-containing protein, producing MFRLTRRWYVKRNGRERSKHYANNTHQQVTRWFAIIIVFLLLSITNFGGVPIHLTLLFVVVPLFLLYMTFGTYVWKKESANKDDYWYDWWIVGGTFIGLASVVMAYQWWMS from the coding sequence ATGTTTCGTCTGACGCGGCGATGGTATGTGAAACGCAATGGGCGTGAGCGCTCCAAACACTATGCGAATAATACTCATCAACAAGTAACGCGGTGGTTTGCCATCATTATTGTTTTTCTTTTACTATCCATTACCAACTTTGGAGGAGTTCCGATTCATTTGACCCTTCTTTTCGTTGTTGTTCCTCTTTTCTTATTGTATATGACGTTCGGAACGTATGTATGGAAAAAAGAAAGCGCCAATAAAGATGATTATTGGTACGACTGGTGGATCGTAGGAGGGACGTTCATAGGTCTAGCATCTGTCGTGATGGCATATCAATGGTGGATGAGTTAA
- a CDS encoding type II toxin-antitoxin system death-on-curing family toxin, with protein MKVFYFSEEEILFIHYTVMEMYNDSDQAGIKQYQSFQTMLHRPKTELYGQEMYPSIPEKACCYYHSIARGGHIFRNGNKRTALTVFDSFLTLNNYKLTLTSKQAEDFTVYLAYDDKFKENDCIHYIIEEIDEYIQPLEG; from the coding sequence ATGAAGGTATTTTACTTTTCCGAAGAGGAAATTCTCTTTATTCATTATACTGTTATGGAAATGTATAATGACAGCGATCAAGCTGGTATTAAACAATATCAAAGTTTCCAAACTATGTTACATCGCCCAAAAACGGAACTGTACGGACAAGAAATGTATCCGTCCATTCCCGAAAAAGCATGCTGCTATTATCATTCTATCGCACGAGGAGGCCACATTTTTCGGAATGGGAATAAACGAACGGCATTAACGGTGTTCGATTCTTTTTTAACACTTAATAACTACAAACTCACTCTTACCTCCAAGCAAGCGGAAGACTTTACAGTATATTTAGCCTACGATGATAAGTTCAAAGAGAATGATTGCATTCACTATATAATAGAAGAAATTGATGAATATATTCAGCCATTAGAAGGATGA
- a CDS encoding SRPBCC family protein, with protein sequence MFTVSKSMFVNDSTDHEPILNHDHVWEGLVMKAEDATPFVEVMTACRILERGDRFLRREVEVHGHKSQEWVTFFPKHMIVFEPLDGPTRGLIKNEIEEDEQGALAIRFTFTFELAEDETMSEQAYAKRMEDSYTSAVETTLATIRSFVQEGKL encoded by the coding sequence ATGTTTACCGTATCAAAAAGTATGTTTGTCAACGATTCCACTGATCATGAACCCATTTTAAACCACGATCACGTATGGGAGGGTCTGGTCATGAAAGCAGAAGACGCTACCCCATTTGTGGAGGTCATGACGGCCTGCCGCATATTAGAACGTGGTGATCGGTTTTTACGGCGTGAAGTCGAGGTCCATGGCCATAAATCCCAGGAATGGGTGACTTTTTTTCCGAAGCATATGATTGTTTTCGAACCTCTCGATGGCCCGACCCGGGGGCTTATCAAAAACGAAATTGAGGAAGATGAACAGGGAGCTCTGGCCATTCGTTTCACTTTTACGTTTGAACTAGCTGAGGATGAAACCATGAGCGAACAAGCCTATGCAAAGCGCATGGAGGATAGTTACACGTCGGCGGTAGAAACCACGTTAGCTACCATTCGATCATTTGTTCAGGAGGGAAAGCTTTAA
- a CDS encoding transposase produces MQKLLEGWTREHRNGSVKALQEAANHDAHHSSVTRFFRTSRVDDHALERKLQRSVLQHLQRQASSANRVLDTAPMPLPARDWAQRARQVEDPDLVTVRITTYEMVRFQGRLKGGLSGVVVGSRASASHEAYRFFFSTDSSMTAEDVLSWYQNRWAIETFFQEAKGKLSMGGYRLRIASAIRRYLLLLQTVGLDVCGYHQRSLSCQSPGPPATGDYGYLPARPSGRDSGERV; encoded by the coding sequence ATGCAGAAGTTGCTGGAAGGCTGGACCCGGGAGCACCGCAACGGGAGCGTGAAGGCCCTCCAGGAAGCTGCCAATCATGATGCTCACCATTCGTCGGTCACCCGGTTTTTTCGCACGTCCCGGGTGGATGACCATGCCCTGGAGCGCAAGCTCCAGCGCTCGGTGCTGCAGCACCTCCAGCGGCAGGCGTCCTCCGCCAACCGGGTGCTCGACACGGCCCCCATGCCGTTACCAGCCAGAGACTGGGCCCAACGGGCCCGGCAGGTGGAAGATCCGGACCTTGTGACCGTCCGGATCACCACGTATGAAATGGTGCGGTTTCAGGGGCGGTTGAAAGGCGGCCTCTCAGGCGTCGTCGTTGGTTCCCGAGCTTCTGCTTCTCACGAAGCGTACCGGTTTTTCTTTTCCACCGATTCCTCGATGACTGCGGAGGATGTCTTATCCTGGTATCAGAACCGGTGGGCAATTGAAACCTTTTTCCAGGAAGCCAAGGGCAAGCTGTCGATGGGCGGGTACCGGCTGCGGATCGCTTCCGCGATCCGACGCTACCTGCTTCTCCTCCAAACCGTTGGCCTGGACGTTTGCGGGTACCATCAGCGAAGCCTTTCATGCCAGTCACCAGGACCACCGGCGACGGGAGATTACGGATATTTACCAGCGCGCCCGAGCGGGCGTGACTCTGGAGAGCGTGTATAA